The DNA window GCGTCGTCCACCATCTCGACCACATCCGCCGCCTGAGCGGGCATCAGGGATTCGCCCGCGTTGATTCCTCCAACAACTTTCCGGCTGGCGCTGGCATCGCCTCCTCAGCCTCCGCCTTTGCCGCGCTTTCCCTTGCTGCAACAGCGGCACTGGGCATGCGCTTGAGCGAACGCGAGTTGAGCACCCTGGCTCGTCTGGGGTCCGGTTCTGCCGCCCGCTCGATCCCCGGCGGATACGTGGCCTGGTATACCGGAGCCACCCACGAAGACTCCTATGCCGAAAGCTTCGCCCCGCCCGATTACTGGGACCTTGTCGATCTCATTGCCGTTGTCAGCCGCGCCCACAAAACCACAGGATCAACCGCCGGACATGTCATCGCCGCTACCAGCCCGCTCCAGAGCGCGCGGCTGGCTACCGCTCAGGAGCGTTTTGAACGCTGCCGGGCCGCCATTCTGGCCCGCGATTTTGCGGCGCTAGCGCCGGTGGTGGAGCTTGATAGTAATGTGATGCACAGCGTGATGATGACTGGCAACCCCTCCCTGCTGTACTGGGAACCCGCTACGTTGGGAGTGATGCATCAGGTGCGGCGCTGGCGCGACTCAGAGGGTCTGGATGTCTGCTTCACCATTGACGCTGGCCCCAACGTGCATTGCATCTGCACCGCTGCAGCGGCTACCGTGATCGAACCACGCCTGCGCCAGCTGCCCGGCGTGTTGCAGGTCTATCGCGCCGTGCCAGCTGGGCCGGCGCGCCTTGAGACAGCATAGGGCAACGGGC is part of the Anaerolineae bacterium genome and encodes:
- the mvaD gene encoding diphosphomevalonate decarboxylase, with protein sequence METCTAIAIASPNIALIKYWGNADDRLRLPASPSISFNLAGLQTRTRVDWEDRLATDEVIINGEEVTGATRDRVVHHLDHIRRLSGHQGFARVDSSNNFPAGAGIASSASAFAALSLAATAALGMRLSERELSTLARLGSGSAARSIPGGYVAWYTGATHEDSYAESFAPPDYWDLVDLIAVVSRAHKTTGSTAGHVIAATSPLQSARLATAQERFERCRAAILARDFAALAPVVELDSNVMHSVMMTGNPSLLYWEPATLGVMHQVRRWRDSEGLDVCFTIDAGPNVHCICTAAAATVIEPRLRQLPGVLQVYRAVPAGPARLETA